The genomic stretch AAACCTTAACCCTGAAGAATGCCCCAAAGAAATATGACATAGACATGTTGTTGATGGTTTTCGTGAGATTCAGCCTAACacctttttttcaaaacaagaaaaagtgGGCCTAGACTATATAACTGTGAGGTACACCCCAAAGAATTGGAGTTAGAAATATGACCTAGAGATGTTCTTGATGGCTTTTGTGAGATTCAGCCAAATACTTTTGTTTAAGAACAAGGACAAAAGTGATTCTAAACTATAACCCTGAGGTACACCCCAAAGAACTGAAGTTAGAAATATGACTAGAGATGTTTTTGATGGATTTTAGCAAATTCAGCCAgatatttttctttcagaacAAGAACAAAAGTGGCCTTAAACTATAACCCTGAGGTCCACCCCAAAGAATTGGAGTTAGAAATATGACCTAGAGATGTTCTTGATGGCTTTTGTGAGATTCAGCCAAATACTTTTGTTTCAGAACAAGAACAAAAGTGGCCTTAAACTATAACCCTGAGGTACACCCCCAAAGAATTTAAGTTAGAAATATGACCTAGACATGCACCTCATGTTTTCTGTGAGATTCAGCCAAATACTATTCTTTCAGAACAAGCTTGAAAGTGCTCCTAAACTATAACCCTGAGGTACGCCCCAAAGAATTGGATTTAGAAATATGACCTAGACATGTATTTGATGTTTTTCGTGAGCTTCagccaaatatttttactttcagaACAAGAACGAAAGTGCTCCTAAACTATAACCCTGAGGTACATCCTAAAGAAATGAAGTTAGAAATATGACCTAGACATGTACTTGATggtttttgtgagattcagcTAAATACCTTTCTTTCAGAACAAGGACAAAAGTGCTCCTAAACTATAACCTTGAGGCACTCCCCAAAGAATTGAAGTTAGAAATATGACTAGACATGTTCTTGGTGGCTTTTGTAAAATTCAGCCAGAAACTTATTTCAGAACAGAAACAAAAGTGGTCCTAAACTATAACCCTGAGGTACGCCCCGAAGAATCTGATTTAGAAATATGACCTAAACATGTACTTGATGGTTTTTGTGAGATTCAACCAAATACCTTTCTTTCAGAAGAAGAACGAAATATAACCCTGATGTACACCCCAAAAAATGGAGCCTGGCTGGACTGAAGTATCAGATAATGTAAACCTACCAGAAGACCATGCGTAAGTTAGTCCATCTGCCTGAGTCTGTATTGCAACCTCCTTCATGTGACGGCCAGGACTAGGGCCGCGTGTGACCGTTGCATTTGACGAGCTAGACCTCGAGGAAGAGTCTGAGTGgtgactggatgatgatgattgTGATAAAGTACAGTCGTCATCGTCGTTGCCATCCTGGGATTTGTATGAGCTGTACTGGGCCTCACTAATCAGTGAGGCATCTTTGTCTTTATCTGTGAGACGTCCTGAGATCTCACTAGCGCTCTGTGGTGTTTCAGAATGGATTTCACTCTCAAAATCACTCTCGTAGTCAGCTGAGACCTCTTCTGATGCGGGTGGTGAAGCAACCTTTGTGATGTTAGATGACTTCTTGTTTCTATCTTCTGTTCTGGCTTGTGTTTCTTTCTGTGattgaaaacaatgtttttcaatttaaaaaaaaaaacgtatgcACATTATGTTCAGAAATGATATTCAACGCAccttttcttttgaaatttcaGCTGCTTCAAAAGGCATAGGAGCAAGATCATCCAGTGTCATTACGTTCAATTTGAAATCTGTGGGAAATCatcaagaggaaaaaaaaataacactttggTGAACAATTCCATTTAACAATAGTTAAGAACAGTTTTAAAAGTTTGCTAGATTGTCAATCCACAGGTGTTTTACCATCCGATGCTGCACTCCTCTCGCTCAGAGTATCATCAGAATCAGGTGCCGCAGCAACAGGAAAAAGATCGTCCAAAGACTGAACCTCACTGTGATCAGTTTCAGAGGACACTGAATGTTCGGTGAACCGGACCATGCGTGACTCAGTTCTGCTGGGTGGAGGAGAAAAACTTTGATGGCTGAGAACTTTATGTCTTTGAGGAGTTGGCGAAGGTATGGTGGACTTTTCACTGATCTTCTTGTATAACTGGAAAAGAAGAAAGTCGTACCTATTTAGAACATGAAGGAGAGTAAACTTGGGTCAAACAACTCTTTTAACTCTTCTAATACCTTTTTAACTGGTTGAGGACTCTTCTGCCTCACTGCATTTTGCAAGGAACCCTCTGATAAGCTAAGAGAATCTCCTAGAAGTTGTCGGATGTCCTGTTCATCACTGTCTAAACTGATTCTACTTTCTTTACGTTCATTCAGACCAGACGCTCTCTCAGGAACCTTCTCCTCTTGAGGTGTGGACACCGTCCTCTTCTTTAGAAAGCGACTCCCTGTCATGCTCAGATCGCTGCTGGATTGAACAGATAAACGCGTCTCTTGTGGTTCTGAGAGGTTTGTATGGATGCTGGGGCCGTCGCTTTTGCTTTTTTGGTTTCTGATGCGGTTCTCGATGAGCGCTAGTCTGCTCAAAGCTGCGCTTTGTGAACTGCGTTGAGGTATGAACTTGAATTCATCTGTCTCTGCAGGTGTTCCTCTAGGAGCAGATGACAGTCTTTCTCCAGTGGGATCTTTAGAGGTCTTCTTCAGAAATCGGCTCCCGCCACCCATGGTGAAACTCTCCAATGTTGTCGTCTTCACAGGTTCCTGGTTTTCACTCTCTGATGGTGAAAGGACGTCGCTCAGGTCCTGGAATTGCATCTGCTTGGACGGTGTCATGAATTTTCCAGAGTTTTCCTGCGTAAAGAAGAGTTATTGCAACACCACAAACATTTAATAACAATGTaacagggatagttcaccgaaaaatttaaattctgtttgttcaaacccgcaagaccttcgttTGTCTTCATAgtacaaattatgatatttttttttaaatctgagagctctctCACCCTCTGTAGAAAGCAAGAGTCCTACCACGTTTAAGGTCCACAAAGGTAACATCGAAGGTAGCAagaacatcaataaaatagtctgTGACATTGGTGGTTCAatggtaattttatgaagctacaggaATACTTTTGCGCAAAAAaccaaaactttattttagtaGCTCCATTATGGAGAATATTACGGTATATGCGCGTGCTTTGTTCTGCACATAAACGATGCATGTGTCACAATACTGTCCAAAATGGAGGCAGAGGGTGACTCTGGAGAGTGTTGTGACAAAATAAAATCGACTCTCACCAAAGTAAGAGACAAAGTCAATCAAATGtcttttagatatttattctttgcaaagacagtcatacagaaacacaggttaCTGCAGAGTGCGACCCAGAAGGGAGGGCTCACTCCAATTTATATCTCTTCCCTAGTCTTCAAGGTTACATCTCCTAACTGGTAACTTTCCACACATAGTAAGAGTCAGACAAATACATTCTGCTACGTCATACTCCCAAGAttcaaatctttatatttagggCCCTGATACCCTTCTCTTATGTCATTCTTAGagcaggtttaaataaagcagacccTTACACAATATTCCATAAGCAAATAGATgagtaaaatgaaattttcttTCACAAGAGAAAGATTggttaataaagttattttagttttattgtgcacaaatagtattcttgtagcttcataaaattactgttgAACTACTTACGGActcgtcacatggactattttgtcaatgttcttggtcagagagctcttggtTTTCATCAACCATATCTTGTGTTACGAAGAGAAACAAAGGTTTtacatgtttggaacgacatgagggtgagtaattaatgacagaattttccatttttgggttaaatatccctttaatgcttcttttaaaaaataaaaaataaaaataaaatctttcatTATTTGCTATTATAGCCCTGTTAGATTAACattaaacatcattaaaataatgcattatttgtaaacattttagaaaagccctggtgaaaaaacagcatatgctggttaggtaggttttgatgctggtttaagctggtcaaggaccagcattccagcatcaaaacatacctaccagcatatgctgttttttttcaccagggaaagaCACAACACCTACAACAGTATGCAAAAACAATGACTAAATATCTATTTAGCACTAAAGCCATATAATAGTGCACGGCTTCGGTGACGTCAGCCGTAAAGTTAAGTTGTTTCACATTACTGTTTTATAAAACGTTATAAAGAAATAACGTGATGAATTGAGCACAATAACGCCAGAAAcgtgtatttaaaaaagtaaacagcGTTTTAACTCCATGTCAGATTTAGAGCAGTTGTGTAAAACACACTAACCACATCTCTCTTGTCCTTTGAAATCCCGTTGTTTGAGAGTCTCTGTCCAGAGAGCTGAGCTTTCGCCCGGTCCAGAACTGAACTCCTTCCTCCACGACTCCACATCTTGACACAGATGGCTTTTTCACATGCATAACATAAACACAAAAGGCCTCGTCTCAGTTGAAACCGAACAAATCGCACCGTTGTAGCTTATATCGACATGTTTACAACTGATTGTTTCCCCGATGAAAACGCGACGCTCAAGCATGTTCACCATGACAACGTCGCGAGCGTTCCAACGTCACCGGAAGCTGATGACGGTCTTTTGGTTTCACTTCCTCGACTATTTTTAGTCTTTGTAACGTTACAAAGTTATTTTTGCGTCGATTAAAGATTAAAGAacccagcaaacacaaaacgtttttacaacgtctccttccaacgttttaaaaacgttttcgCAACTTTGTGAAAAAACTTATTTATAGCGTTTAAAAAACCCGATATTTGTCGTATTAAATACGTCGGAAAAACGTTATTACAACCTTTTTACAACgtgaaaaaaaacgtttttaaaacgttgttGTGTTTGCTGGGAAGTTTCACAACGAACCAATCGCAATTAACCATCCTGTAAGTATGCCAAATGAGACATGAAGAAAATACTTAATattatttgataattattgcgttattatgtatgttttgtcaAGAGTTGAATTGTATCTCTGTCTGATAAAACACAATACGCGTGTTTTTCACGTTCAGGCGTATTTAATAGGACAAATGTCGGGTTTTTTAAACGTTATTATtttcaacgttgcaaaaacgttttttaaacGTAAAACGTTTTGTGTTTTCTGGCTTCTTTAATCTTTAATCGACGCAAAAATAACTTTGTAACGTTACAAAGTTACAcacaagtaaaaatatattttcatttaaaaagcgaaaaaaaaaagtgtacattcattacaaaaaaaatattttcatttaaagaaacgaaaaaaaaaagtgtacattaCAAAATAGGGAAAAGGtatacagggtgggccatttacATCACATCAAACTGAGTGAAGTGAGAGTCCTGCTTGGTTTTAACGTAACTTTATTCTTTTatgagttatttacaagttttttttaatgtgtaaacaGGACGTTAATGCATCCCATTTAGgttatccatataaatggcccaccctgtatatTCAGCTCAGTGAGTGAGAAAAGTCAGCATCTGCTGGAGTGTTTGTGGTTTGATCTGTTTGGTGGTCATCTGTAGTTTTTGGTTGCTGAGTGTGTCAgtagtttttgggtgaacctttttttttcttgtcattttctCTCACAAATATGAACTCACTATCTTTTGTTCCACACAAACTAAATctctaaactgaaataaagcaaatcCATCAACAGTTCAATAAGAGCCAGAGGTCAAATAGGACTTAAACCAATACTATATAACATACCAGCAGATATCTAATTTAATATCAAAGCAATATGTCACTTTCCTCATATTGGCTTTCATACAGGGCCAGAATTATTTTGAAGATCAGCTATTTTATTTCCATGACTTCCTGTAATAAAGGAAAGTGTGATGTAGATTGAACGCTGGCAAATTTACACAAAGATAAAAATCAATCTTAAgtgttttcacacattttaagCATCGCTGCAGTGGGGTTTTTAGTAAACAgatgaagaaaatgtttctcaaatgTGTTTGGTTCTGTTTGTGGCATCTAGTTGGTgagtttaaaatgtgtttttatgactTCATTTGCTTCTGTTCTGGTACCTTGTAATACATTATTGGTAAAATGAGTTAGAGCAGATTATCGTTCactttttcatatataaataactgAGCTAACTTTCTGAGATCAAGTTTAGGTCTATAGTCTGGTATAAAgaatagatttaataaaaaatgaaatcaaaatgaagcTCACATGCCCAACAACACTAGTTATAGTTATAGTAAAAGTTTTAATCTGTGAAAAATTCTGctcttcaggtgtgtttggtgttAAAGTGaagtcagtgtcagtgatggagggagattcagtcactctaaacTCTGGTCTTACTGAAATGAAGGATGATGATCAGATTCAGTGGAGGTTTGGTTATGAAAACATGTTAATAGCTGAAATCAATAAACAAGCTGTATATGATGAAGttcttgatgggagattcagagacagactgaagctggacaatcaaacgggatctctgaccatcacagaTGCCAGAACTGGACATTCTGGGCGTTATGAACTGCAGATCAACAGTGTGAGAAAGTTTTTCAATCTCACTGTCCGTGGTGAGTTAAATACTGGTTTcctttttcatatatttaatcacCAGAAAGATGTCATTATTATTTCCACACACCAGTTAGCTTTTTATCtttgttctattgttttatgctattcatttcaaatttcaaatcatttatttttatttcaaaatatttactttttctgtttgttctcTTTGTCTTTGGTGATACAGAATGGACAACAatgtcagtgatggagggagattcagtcactctaaacTCTGATCAAACTGGAATAATGGATGACGATGTGATTCAGTGGAGGTTtggaaatgaaaacattttaatagctgaaatcaATAAACAAGCTGATAAAGTCACTGCATatgatgatgttcttgatgggagattcagagacagactgaagctggacaaacaaactggatctctgaccatcacaaacaccagaacTGAACACTCAGGACGTTATGAACTACGGACCAACAGTGTCAAAGAGTTTTTCAATCTCATTGTCAACAGTGAGTTAAATATCAGTTTagcatgttttatattttaataaccaTAATGATGTAATTATTAATCCACACACTGTTTGGCTTTTGTTATGTCCGTCATGTTTTATGATGTtactcattttaaaagtaaatttcaaTCTGTTTACTTTATTGTTTAGTAAACCACCATAAAGTTATTTGATGATCTGTTAACACACtctgtttctgtgtgttttctgCATTTGATGATACAGATGAAAtatcagtgatggagggagattctgtcactctaAATTCTACTCTTACTGAAATAATGGATGATTTCATTCAGTGGCTGTTTGAGAACTCTTCAGATGGTGAACACATTGTAGTGGCTGACAGCAATGCTGTATatgatgatgttcttgatgggagattcagagacagactgaagctggacaatcaaactggatctctgaccatcacagacattagaatggaagatgctggAGAATATGGACTAATTACTAACAATGTGCTGAAGTATTTTAATGTTACTGTCTACGGTGAGTTTAATATCAATTTCACttgttttattatgattttaaagtaGATCTAAAGAAGTATCTAATTTAGATGttgttttattcttaaaattattaaatacagatttaactCTCTATAtcagattatttttattcatcctCAATTATCTTTATTGTCTCATGTTTTCAGCTCgtctgcctgttcctgtcatcagcAGTAACTCTTCACAATTTTCTTCATCATCATTTTCTTGTTCAgtgttgtgttcagtggtgaatgtgagtcatgtgactctctcctggtacaaaggaaacagtttattgtccagcatcagtgtgtctgatctcagcatcagtctctctctacctctggaggtggaaaatcaggataaaaacacctacagctgtgtgatcaacaatcccatcagcaaccagacaaCACATCTGGACATCAGCAAACTCTGTCACACATGTTCAGGTACGGCGGCAGTGCTGATATTAGTTGATGTTGGTGCTGATATTAGCATTTATTGACTGAGCTGATCtcagtttgatgtttttattcctCAGACTCTGTCCACTGTTGTGGTTCTACTGAAGCTGTGATCCGATTGGTCCTCTCTGCTCTGGTGGGTGTGGCTATTGTCATTCTTGTGATTTATGACATCAGATCCAGAAGAGCTGAAAAAGATCAAGCAAAAAATCACACATCAGAAACctaaaagaaatgtaatttttaatataatttattaatcttctttttttttttttacaacttcaGCTGTTGCCGTTTTGCAACAGAATTATTCATGACTAGTTAGTCACAGATATTTTGCATTCAGtgtcaaatcaaacaaaaaactagTTACAGTGCtctccacaaatattggcacctTTGGTAAATATAAGCAAAGGCAGAtatggaaataaatctgcattgtttatccttttgatctgtcattaaaaaaaaaaaatcacaaaattctaatctttcattgaagtaaaaagataaaaaaaaagtggggggaaatctcattatgaaatacatgtttttctctagttcaggttggccacaattattggcacccaattattgcaaagtCCTTTTCCCAAAATAACAGCTCTAAATATTCTCCTATAATTCATggtgagtttggagaacacctagCAAGAGATCAGAGGCCATTC from Labeo rohita strain BAU-BD-2019 unplaced genomic scaffold, IGBB_LRoh.1.0 scaffold_62, whole genome shotgun sequence encodes the following:
- the cunh19orf44 gene encoding uncharacterized protein C19orf44 homolog; the encoded protein is MWSRGGRSSVLDRAKAQLSGQRLSNNGISKDKRDVENSGKFMTPSKQMQFQDLSDVLSPSESENQEPVKTTTLESFTMGGGSRFLKKTSKDPTGERLSSAPRGTPAETDEFKFIPQRSSQSAALSRLALIENRIRNQKSKSDGPSIHTNLSEPQETRLSVQSSSDLSMTGSRFLKKRTVSTPQEEKVPERASGLNERKESRISLDSDEQDIRQLLGDSLSLSEGSLQNAVRQKSPQPVKKLYKKISEKSTIPSPTPQRHKVLSHQSFSPPPSRTESRMVRFTEHSVSSETDHSEVQSLDDLFPVAAAPDSDDTLSERSAASDDFKLNVMTLDDLAPMPFEAAEISKEKKETQARTEDRNKKSSNITKVASPPASEEVSADYESDFESEIHSETPQSASEISGRLTDKDKDASLISEAQYSSYKSQDGNDDDDCTLSQSSSSSHHSDSSSRSSSSNATVTRGPSPGRHMKEVAIQTQADGLTYAWSSGMAAVGPSIGMTYVDPTPIASHTVSAEAIESLTAYNPAVFALNDMLRQQLALTRAFIDSTRRHYTSVIESLEPADYKYTTLEEAKEFIHAHRPPKVSIEDALEEVLQEMRDYHYS